The DNA sequence ctgtataaacaaaatagataaaaaaaataaaaaataataaatatactataaattatctatatttataaataaaatatttaaattatttacttATAAAGAATCCTAAAATTGGACCAATGAATTGATTAATAGTCACATTatcaatatttatattattaagattattaatattttattttaaattgatgataattttatttgttaattagaCTAATATTTATTTACCTATTTATTAGAGAATTTTCAAAGAATTCACAAAACATTTATTTTGGTGGAAATCCAGTGCAGTCAACTTTATATAAAGTTAATAGTTAAGAATCgatagataaaaatttaattaaatcagtcaaattatttaacgactatcaactatcaacttcaagTGAAGTTGATTGCACTTGAATTTTCacctttattttaatatttgatgaattaaataattaattaattgatataaattattattaatataattaatttaatttaataaataaaataaaataaaataaaacaaattaaaaaaatatatcacatcaaattttattattaagtgtaaaaatatgattttattaatataagAAATGTATAAATAGATAGATAATAAGTATCTTTTCTATTAATAAACTCttttcattatttaaaaaaatgtaattaaattataattaatatatttatttaaaaaaatattattcgtaTACTAATATaactattattaattaattacatattttaattattttaaaattaaaaaataggtTCAAGTTCACGcttacatattttattttatatttcctAAATCATAGTTAACATACAACATATTCCTATCTTCTAGGATTTCTGTTTAtgttcaattttaattttcaaattgaacagaatattattgtatttctttgaaatttgaattgttaattttaaaatttaaaatttaaaattctaattttgatttgatttgaaaagaGATTTAAGGAGTGAATATTATCCTAGAAACACTATCTGTTGTACTAGGGTCAAAATGATGTCAATTAAGGTTATACACTTAACTgaattgtttatttaagaacaGCTGGGAGCTTCGACATTTCTTTCGTTATACCTGTTGTGTTGTTTTGTTTCCTCCTCCGCGAGAGTAACAAGGAGGGGCATTACTATCATCGCAAATCTCCAAACCAATATGGCCGATAATGCCGTGTTCCTCTTGTTCTTCCTCTTCGTTCTGCCGAATTTCCTTCTTCAACACCCAACTTCCGCTTCAAATCTCCACAAAATGAAGCAACTCACTTCGGATTCGGTTTCCCAAGCCACACTCGCCGACGACTCTAAGACTAAACAACCAATCGAGTATTTCGAGGTGACAAAACCCATTGAACTCCCCAAAACAAAACCCTGCTCATACCTTGTTCTAAGCCATGATTTTGCTGACACATATGGCAGACCACCCGTTCTTGCGAATTACACGCCTCCCTCTGATTGTCCTTCGCAGAAGTTCTCGAAGATCGTGCTTGAGTGGAAGGCCACATGTAAAGGAAGGCAGTTCGACCGCATTTTCGGCGTTTGGCTCGGCGGCGTTGAGCTTCTCCGGAGCTGCACGGCTGAGCCTACGCCCACCGGAATTGTTTGGACTGTCAAGAAAGACATCACAAGGTACCATTCTTTGTTACTGCAAAGTGGTCAAACCCTTGCTGTTTATATGGGAAATCTTGTTGACAAAACATACACTGGGGTGTACCATGTTGATATCTCTATTCACTTTTACCCTGATGAACATGAATCCAAATCTGGAAATTTAGCCTCTGGGAACGGTTCCCCTGCGGATCTGATCTTACCTGTTTCAAGGAAGCTTCCGTTGAATGGCGGATTGTGGTTTCAAATCCAGAATTCCACTGATGTTGGTTTGAAGAATTTCAAGATCCCCCAGAATGCTTACAGGGCTGTGCTCGAGGTTTATGTGTCTTTTCATGAGAATGATGAGTTTTGGTATACTAATCCTCCCAATGATTATTCCGATGCGAATAATCTTTCGTTAGTGAACGGAGCCTTTAGGGAGGTGCTGGTTACTCTTGATGATAATCTTGTTGGATCAGTTTGGCCATTCACTGTGATTTTCACCGGAGGTGTTAATCCCCTCATGTGGAGACCCATTACTGGGATTGGCTCCTTTGATCTTCCAACTTATGATATCGAAATTACGCCCTTCTTGGGGACTATTTTAGATGGGAAGGTTC is a window from the Arachis stenosperma cultivar V10309 chromosome 3, arast.V10309.gnm1.PFL2, whole genome shotgun sequence genome containing:
- the LOC130967719 gene encoding peptide-N4-(N-acetyl-beta-glucosaminyl)asparagine amidase A, with amino-acid sequence MADNAVFLLFFLFVLPNFLLQHPTSASNLHKMKQLTSDSVSQATLADDSKTKQPIEYFEVTKPIELPKTKPCSYLVLSHDFADTYGRPPVLANYTPPSDCPSQKFSKIVLEWKATCKGRQFDRIFGVWLGGVELLRSCTAEPTPTGIVWTVKKDITRYHSLLLQSGQTLAVYMGNLVDKTYTGVYHVDISIHFYPDEHESKSGNLASGNGSPADLILPVSRKLPLNGGLWFQIQNSTDVGLKNFKIPQNAYRAVLEVYVSFHENDEFWYTNPPNDYSDANNLSLVNGAFREVLVTLDDNLVGSVWPFTVIFTGGVNPLMWRPITGIGSFDLPTYDIEITPFLGTILDGKVHSFGFSVTNAVNVWYIDANLHLWLDSKSSRTEGKVLNYMAQPLVEHLVSDFSGPNGTFLTKTSRSISATGWVRSSYGNITTTLVQDFIYNNSMEMGNNGNKETVNQSISFNDSVHSESPSQSHNFIDETFRTFILYVNEDDTDQGNDTFLSLTNVTLGFYENKSKTSDLGLSKSSLKNVQEGQGTILVKNNLVLVGQGKNKQDYSYISNEEACYSRKVGSSNLSIVYDKVSDPCHTRGQSRFGVGFINKPPVML